In Diaphorobacter ruginosibacter, the genomic stretch CTCACCTGCCGCGCAGCAGCAGGTCTTCGGTCAGCGCAAGGGCCTTGGGCAGGCCGCGCAGCACCAGTGTATCGCCTTCGGCAAGCAGGGTCGGATCGTCGGCGTCGGCGCTCACCGCGCCGCTGGACCGGCGCACCGCGACGAATTGCACGTCGCGCCCAGCCAGTGCCAACTCGCCCAGCGCGTGGCCGCAGGCCGCGGCGCCGGGCGGCAGGGTGAAGGACTTGAGCCGCTCCTGGTCGAGCTCTGCGGGCGTATCGTCGTCCGCGCCGTGGAAGTAGTCGCGCAGCAATTGGTAGCGGCCTTCGCGCTGCTCGCGCACGAGGCGGATCACGCGGCGCATGGGCACGCCCACCAGCGCCAGGGCATGGCTGGCCAGCATCAGCGAGCCCTCGATGGCCTCGGGCACGACCTCGCTGGCTCCGGCCTGCTGCAGCTTGTCGAGATTGGCGTCGTCCACGGTGCGCACGATCACCGGCACATCGGGGGCATGCTTGCGGGTGTTGGCAAGCGTCTTGAGCGTCGCATGCGTGTCCAGGTGCGTGATGACGACCGCGCTCGCGCGGCCGAGGCCTGCCGCCATCAGCGCCTGCAGGCGCGTGGCGTCGCCATACACCACCGATTCGCCCCCCGCGGCGGCCTGGCGCACGCGGTCGGGGTCGAGGTCGAGCGCCAGGTAGGGAATGTTCTCCAGCGTCAGCAGGCGGGCGAGGTTCTGGCCCGAACGGCCATAGCCGCAGATGAGCACGTGGTGGTCGGTGTTGATGGCCTGCCGGGCGATCTGCGTCATCTGCAGCGACTGGTGCAGCCAGTCGCTCGCGGCCAGCCGCATGACGATGCGGTTGCTGTACTGGATGAGCAGCGGCGTGAGCAGCATGGATACCACCATCGCCGCGAGGATCGGGTTCATCAGCGCAGGCTGAACCAGCCCCTGCGAGGCACTGAGCGACAGCAGCACGAAGCCGAATTCACCCGCCTGCGCGAGGTAGATGCCGGTGCGCAGCGACACGCCCGCGGGCGACTTCATGTAGCGCGCGATCGCGAAGATCACCAGCGCCTTGGCCACCATCGGCGCGATCAGGAGCAGCAGCACCAGGGCCCAGCGCTCGAGCAGGATATGCCAGTCGAGCTGCATGCCGATGGTGATGAAGAACAGGCCCAGCAGCACGTCGTGGAACGGGCGGATGTCGGTCTCCACCTGGTGCTTGTATTCGGTCTCGGAGACCAGCACGCCTGCGATGAAGGCGCC encodes the following:
- a CDS encoding monovalent cation:proton antiporter-2 (CPA2) family protein, producing MSSLALTLLYLLAAVLAVVVCRTLKQPPMLGYLAAGVLIGPHALALASNSEGVRHLGEFGVVFLMFAIGLEFSLPKLRAMRKFVFGLGFAQVVLCMLLSFAGMMLLSRFFGRVWDMSWQTAVALSGTFVMSSTAIVVKMMAERAELESEHGRRVLGILLFQDLAVVPLLILIPALASDPDKLVWSLPFEMLKAAALITILLTGGQRVMRWWFTLVARRHSEELFMLNLLLFALGLAWLTELAGLSLALGAFIAGVLVSETEYKHQVETDIRPFHDVLLGLFFITIGMQLDWHILLERWALVLLLLIAPMVAKALVIFAIARYMKSPAGVSLRTGIYLAQAGEFGFVLLSLSASQGLVQPALMNPILAAMVVSMLLTPLLIQYSNRIVMRLAASDWLHQSLQMTQIARQAINTDHHVLICGYGRSGQNLARLLTLENIPYLALDLDPDRVRQAAAGGESVVYGDATRLQALMAAGLGRASAVVITHLDTHATLKTLANTRKHAPDVPVIVRTVDDANLDKLQQAGASEVVPEAIEGSLMLASHALALVGVPMRRVIRLVREQREGRYQLLRDYFHGADDDTPAELDQERLKSFTLPPGAAACGHALGELALAGRDVQFVAVRRSSGAVSADADDPTLLAEGDTLVLRGLPKALALTEDLLLRGR